One Deinococcus grandis DNA window includes the following coding sequences:
- a CDS encoding DUF1999 domain-containing protein encodes MRYRTFTEHDYDALQALDLDVQRAHTPTFDTLAERERAGRLHTSLPALKFYERSEHSFVAEEDGTLHGFIFAQSVWQGDRPIVLVRTLSVHPDAPTGVSEALLHATVKSAYDTAVYEVHYPVTPELRAAAAAESAVLTGAYAVTHLGTRAQTAPGERLADQNPLGETD; translated from the coding sequence ATGCGCTACCGCACCTTCACCGAACACGATTACGACGCCCTCCAGGCCCTCGATCTGGACGTGCAGCGCGCCCACACCCCCACCTTCGACACGCTGGCCGAACGGGAACGCGCCGGGCGGCTCCACACCAGCCTCCCGGCCCTGAAATTCTACGAACGCAGCGAACACTCCTTCGTGGCCGAGGAGGACGGCACCCTGCACGGCTTCATCTTCGCGCAGTCGGTCTGGCAGGGCGACCGGCCCATCGTGCTCGTCCGCACCCTCAGCGTCCACCCCGACGCGCCCACCGGGGTCAGCGAGGCGCTGCTGCACGCCACCGTGAAAAGCGCCTACGACACCGCCGTGTACGAGGTCCACTACCCCGTCACGCCCGAACTGCGCGCCGCCGCCGCCGCCGAGAGCGCCGTCCTGACCGGCGCGTACGCCGTCACGCACCTGGGCACCCGCGCGCAGACCGCGCCCGGCGAACGACTGGCCGACCAGAACCCACTGGGCGAAACGGACTGA
- a CDS encoding ribokinase → MTVLVVGSVNADLTVRTPRIPAPGETVLGGDAVTSPGGKGANQAVAAARAGADVALTGAVGQDAFRDVALRGLNAAGVNLDGLHTLDAPTGLALITVSAHGENAITVASGANAHLTPTHLPARLDGVTHLLLQQELPPEVTLHAARAAHAAGIPVLLNAAPTRDLPADLLRCVTHLIVNEHELAALRAEGTNLERQAHSVLERGLQAVTVTLGAQGSVTVTPGGTHRLPAHPVQPVDTTGAGDTFCGVLAARLAQGDPLSGALRAAGIAAALACTRPGAQDAMPDWAEVQAILTPA, encoded by the coding sequence ATGACTGTCCTCGTCGTCGGCAGCGTCAACGCGGACCTCACCGTCCGGACCCCCCGCATTCCCGCCCCGGGTGAAACCGTCCTGGGCGGGGATGCCGTCACCTCCCCCGGCGGGAAGGGCGCCAACCAGGCCGTCGCCGCCGCGCGGGCCGGCGCCGACGTGGCCCTGACCGGCGCGGTCGGCCAGGACGCCTTCCGGGACGTCGCCCTGCGCGGCCTGAACGCGGCCGGCGTGAATCTGGACGGCCTGCACACCCTGGACGCCCCCACCGGACTGGCGCTGATCACCGTGTCCGCGCACGGCGAGAACGCCATCACGGTCGCCAGCGGCGCCAACGCGCACCTGACCCCCACCCACCTGCCCGCGCGGCTGGACGGCGTCACGCACCTCCTGCTGCAACAGGAACTCCCGCCCGAGGTGACCCTGCACGCCGCCCGGGCCGCCCACGCCGCCGGGATTCCCGTCCTGCTGAACGCCGCCCCCACCCGCGACCTGCCCGCCGACCTGCTGCGCTGCGTCACGCACCTGATCGTGAACGAACACGAACTCGCCGCGCTGCGCGCCGAGGGCACCAACCTCGAACGGCAGGCCCACAGCGTCCTCGAACGCGGCCTGCAGGCCGTGACCGTCACGCTGGGCGCGCAGGGCAGCGTCACCGTCACCCCCGGCGGCACCCACCGCCTGCCCGCCCACCCCGTGCAGCCCGTGGACACCACGGGCGCCGGGGACACCTTCTGCGGCGTGCTCGCCGCGCGACTCGCGCAGGGCGACCCGCTGTCCGGCGCGCTGCGGGCCGCCGGGATCGCCGCTGCGCTGGCCTGCACCCGCCCCGGCGCGCAGGACGCCATGCCGGACTGGGCAGAGGTGCAGGCCATCCTCACCCCCGCCTGA
- a CDS encoding nucleoside deaminase, which translates to MSDDRPTPRLPDLDHAPYLRAALDLAREGQAAGSSPVGAVLVNHEGRIIARGRNRVGEAQTPEHVGDASVAHAEMDLYFQVGKLEDPHTLTLYTSLEPCLMCGGASALLGIGRVVWATDDAWGGSGRLIRWTDHPAMQDTVVVPTPHPELEREGALLFAPEAKRAFPDEGWQLWRTRYPQETQAADRTDTP; encoded by the coding sequence ATGAGCGACGACCGGCCCACCCCCCGCCTCCCGGACCTCGACCACGCCCCCTACCTGCGCGCGGCCCTCGACCTCGCCCGGGAGGGACAGGCGGCCGGCAGTTCCCCCGTCGGGGCCGTGCTCGTGAACCACGAGGGCCGGATCATCGCGCGGGGCCGCAACCGCGTCGGCGAAGCCCAGACCCCGGAGCACGTCGGGGACGCCAGCGTCGCCCACGCCGAGATGGACCTGTACTTCCAGGTCGGCAAGCTGGAAGACCCCCACACCCTGACGCTGTACACCAGCCTGGAACCCTGCCTGATGTGCGGCGGCGCCAGCGCCCTGCTGGGCATCGGCCGGGTCGTGTGGGCCACCGACGACGCCTGGGGCGGCTCCGGGCGCCTGATCCGCTGGACCGACCACCCCGCCATGCAGGACACCGTGGTCGTCCCCACCCCCCACCCCGAACTGGAACGCGAGGGCGCGCTGCTGTTCGCCCCTGAAGCGAAACGCGCCTTTCCCGACGAGGGCTGGCAGCTGTGGCGCACCCGCTACCCCCAGGAGACCCAGGCCGCCGACCGGACCGACACGCCGTAA
- a CDS encoding long-chain-fatty-acid--CoA ligase — MTQPALPQPWLAHYEAGVPRTFRPSGLTLPQLLERTAQKYPDRVALSFVGATTSYRDLWQQVQRFASALQKMGVQPGDRVSIMLPNTPQFVVAFYGTLLAGAVAVNTSPMYTPSELEHQLQDSGSETLVIFDSFYPRYAEIQGRVNVRRVLVTGVQDALSFPKNLLYPVKAKREGTWVNVPFGERVLSMPKVIASQTPTPQPVTVSPDDVALLQYTGGTTGVPKGAMLTHGNLVANCEQARSWMTDLREGQEVTLAAIPFFHVYGMTVAMNLSVLIGATIVLIPNPRDLNMTLKAVQQTRATLFPAVPTLYNAINNHPDTPKFDLTSIRACISGSAPLLLETARKFREITNGANLVEGYGLTEASPITHVNPIYGEQQEGSIGLPVPGVDAIVAGDDGQSVAQGEVGELWVAGPQIMKGYWQRPDETAKTLVQAHGRTWLMTGDMATMDERGYFRIVDRKKDLIIAGGYNIYPREVEEALMSHPAVLEAAAVGVPDTYRGESVHAVVALKPGATATDAEIIAHCRELLSPYKVPRSVEFRAELPKTAAMKILRRQLAQEARDAQKAKSA; from the coding sequence ATGACGCAACCTGCCCTCCCCCAGCCCTGGCTCGCCCACTACGAAGCTGGCGTGCCCCGCACCTTCCGCCCCAGCGGCCTGACCCTCCCGCAGCTGCTCGAACGCACCGCACAGAAGTACCCGGACCGCGTGGCCCTGAGCTTCGTGGGCGCCACCACCAGCTACCGCGACCTGTGGCAGCAGGTGCAGCGCTTCGCGTCCGCCCTGCAGAAGATGGGCGTGCAACCCGGCGACCGCGTGTCCATCATGCTGCCGAACACCCCGCAGTTCGTGGTGGCCTTCTACGGCACGCTGCTCGCGGGCGCGGTCGCCGTGAACACCAGCCCGATGTACACGCCCAGCGAACTCGAGCACCAGCTGCAGGACAGCGGCAGCGAGACGCTGGTCATCTTCGACAGCTTCTACCCCCGCTACGCCGAGATCCAGGGCCGCGTGAACGTCAGGCGCGTGCTCGTGACCGGCGTGCAGGACGCCCTGAGCTTCCCCAAGAACCTGCTGTACCCCGTGAAGGCCAAACGGGAAGGCACCTGGGTGAACGTCCCGTTCGGCGAGCGGGTGCTGTCCATGCCCAAGGTCATCGCGTCGCAGACCCCCACCCCGCAACCCGTGACGGTCAGCCCGGACGACGTGGCGCTGCTGCAGTACACCGGCGGCACCACCGGCGTGCCCAAGGGCGCCATGCTCACGCACGGGAACCTGGTCGCCAACTGCGAGCAGGCGCGCTCCTGGATGACCGACCTGCGCGAGGGCCAGGAGGTCACGCTGGCCGCCATTCCGTTCTTCCACGTGTACGGCATGACGGTCGCCATGAACCTCAGCGTGCTGATCGGCGCGACCATCGTCCTGATTCCCAACCCCCGCGACCTGAACATGACCCTCAAGGCCGTGCAGCAGACCCGCGCGACCCTCTTCCCGGCCGTGCCCACGCTGTACAACGCGATCAACAACCACCCGGATACGCCCAAATTCGACCTGACCAGCATCCGCGCGTGCATCAGCGGCAGCGCGCCCCTGCTGCTCGAGACCGCCCGGAAATTCCGGGAGATCACGAACGGCGCGAACCTCGTCGAGGGGTACGGCCTGACCGAGGCCAGCCCCATCACGCACGTCAACCCCATCTACGGCGAGCAGCAGGAGGGCAGCATCGGCCTGCCCGTGCCCGGCGTGGACGCCATCGTCGCCGGGGACGACGGCCAGAGCGTCGCGCAGGGCGAGGTCGGCGAGCTGTGGGTGGCCGGGCCGCAGATCATGAAGGGCTACTGGCAGCGCCCCGACGAGACCGCCAAGACCCTCGTGCAGGCCCACGGCCGCACGTGGCTCATGACCGGCGACATGGCCACCATGGACGAGCGCGGCTACTTCCGGATCGTGGACCGCAAGAAGGACCTGATCATCGCGGGCGGGTACAACATCTACCCCCGCGAGGTCGAGGAGGCCCTGATGAGCCACCCGGCCGTGCTGGAAGCCGCCGCCGTCGGCGTGCCCGACACCTACCGCGGCGAGAGCGTGCACGCGGTCGTCGCGCTGAAGCCCGGCGCGACCGCCACGGACGCGGAGATCATCGCGCACTGCCGTGAACTCCTCAGCCCCTACAAGGTCCCCCGCAGCGTCGAATTCCGCGCGGAACTCCCCAAGACGGCCGCCATGAAGATCCTGCGCCGCCAGCTGGCCCAGGAAGCCCGCGACGCTCAGAAAGCCAAGAGCGCCTGA